Proteins found in one Mesorhizobium sp. CAU 1732 genomic segment:
- the fabA gene encoding 3-hydroxyacyl-[acyl-carrier-protein] dehydratase FabA: protein MFEQKSSYDYEELLACGRGELFGPGNAQLPAPPMLMFDRITDISETGGEFDKGYIRAELDIKPDLWFFPCHFIGNPIMPGCLGLDAMWQMTGFYLGWLGLPGKGMALSTGEVKFKGMVTPSVKKVEYGIDFKRVMRGRLVLGTADGWLKADGEQIYTATDLRVGLSKQEAA from the coding sequence ATGTTCGAACAGAAATCGAGCTACGACTACGAGGAACTGCTGGCATGCGGCAGGGGAGAGCTTTTCGGCCCCGGCAACGCACAGCTACCCGCGCCGCCCATGCTCATGTTCGATCGCATCACCGACATCAGCGAGACGGGCGGCGAATTCGACAAGGGCTATATCCGCGCCGAACTCGACATCAAGCCCGACCTCTGGTTCTTCCCGTGCCATTTCATCGGCAACCCGATCATGCCGGGATGCCTGGGCCTCGACGCCATGTGGCAGATGACCGGCTTCTATCTCGGCTGGCTCGGCCTTCCGGGCAAGGGCATGGCGCTCTCCACCGGCGAAGTGAAGTTCAAGGGCATGGTCACGCCTTCGGTCAAGAAGGTCGAGTACGGCATCGATTTCAAGCGCGTGATGCGCGGCCGCCTCGTCCTCGGCACGGCTGACGGCTGGCTGAAGGCGGACGGCGAACAGATCTATACGGCGACCGACCTGCGCGTCGGCCTGTCCAAGCAGGAAGCCGCCTGA
- the rpsO gene encoding 30S ribosomal protein S15 translates to MSITAERKQDLMKEFATQKGDTGSPEVQVAILSERIKNLTDHFKDHKKDNHSRRGLLALVSQRRSLLDYLKRKDEGRYQTLIEKLGLRR, encoded by the coding sequence ATGTCGATCACCGCAGAGCGTAAACAGGATTTGATGAAGGAATTCGCGACACAGAAGGGCGACACCGGTTCTCCGGAGGTCCAGGTCGCGATCCTCTCCGAACGCATCAAGAACCTGACCGATCACTTCAAGGACCACAAGAAGGATAACCATTCCCGCCGTGGTCTGCTCGCCCTCGTCTCCCAGCGCCGCAGCCTGCTTGACTATCTCAAGCGCAAGGATGAAGGCCGCTACCAGACGTTGATCGAGAAGCTCGGTCTGCGCCGTTAA
- the pnp gene encoding polyribonucleotide nucleotidyltransferase: protein MFNHHKVEIEWGGRPLILETGKIARQADGAVLATYGETVVLATVVSMKEPKPGLDFFPLTVNYQEKTFAAGKIPGGFFKREGRPSEKETLTSRLIDRPIRPLFADGYKNDTQIVVTVVQHDLENDPDILAIVATSAALTLSGVPFMGPIGGARVGYINGEYVLNPHLDEMPESKLDLIVAGTGDAVLMVESEAQELDEEIMLGAVMFGHKGFQPVIDAIIQLAEVAAKEPRDFTSPTYDELEAEMLKLVEGELREAYKNTQKAERYAAVDAVKAKVKAHFAPAEGETPKWTSEQVGTVFKDLQAKIVRWNILDTGSRIDGRDLSTVRPIVSEVGILPRTHGSALFTRGETQAIVVATLGTGEDEQFIDALTGTYKETFLLHYNFPPYSVGETGRMGSPGRREIGHGKLAWRAVHPVLPEKEQFPYTLRVVSEITESNGSSSMATVCGTSLALMDAGVPLTKPVAGIAMGLIKEGERFAVLSDILGDEDHLGDMDFKVAGTTAGITSLQMDIKISGITEEIMKVALEQAKGGREHILVEMSKAITEGRSELGEFAPRIEVMQIPTDKIRDVIGSGGKVIREIVEKTGAKINIEDDGTVKIASSNAKEIEAAKKWIHTIVAEPEVGEIYEGTVVKTADFGAFVNFFGPKDGLVHISQLAADRVQKTTDVVKEGQKVWVKLMGFDERGKVRLSMKVVDQETGKELARDKKSADAEEADA from the coding sequence ATGTTCAATCATCACAAAGTGGAAATCGAGTGGGGCGGCCGTCCGCTCATTCTGGAAACCGGCAAGATCGCACGCCAGGCTGACGGCGCGGTGCTCGCGACCTACGGCGAGACCGTCGTGCTCGCGACCGTCGTTTCCATGAAGGAACCGAAGCCGGGCCTCGATTTCTTCCCGCTGACCGTCAACTACCAGGAAAAGACCTTCGCGGCCGGCAAGATCCCCGGCGGCTTCTTCAAGCGCGAAGGCCGTCCGAGCGAGAAGGAGACGCTGACGTCGCGCCTCATCGATCGCCCGATCCGCCCGCTCTTCGCCGATGGCTACAAGAACGACACGCAGATCGTCGTCACCGTCGTCCAGCATGACCTGGAGAACGATCCCGACATCCTCGCCATCGTCGCCACTTCGGCTGCGCTGACGCTTTCCGGCGTGCCCTTCATGGGTCCGATCGGCGGCGCGCGCGTCGGCTATATCAATGGCGAATACGTCCTGAACCCGCACCTCGACGAGATGCCGGAGTCGAAGCTCGACCTCATCGTCGCCGGTACGGGCGATGCCGTTCTCATGGTCGAGTCCGAAGCTCAGGAACTCGACGAAGAGATCATGCTCGGCGCCGTCATGTTCGGCCACAAGGGCTTCCAGCCGGTCATCGACGCGATCATCCAGCTCGCCGAAGTTGCCGCCAAGGAGCCGCGCGACTTCACCTCTCCGACCTATGACGAGCTCGAGGCAGAGATGCTGAAGCTGGTCGAGGGCGAGCTGCGCGAAGCCTACAAGAACACCCAGAAGGCCGAGCGTTATGCTGCGGTCGACGCGGTGAAGGCCAAGGTCAAGGCGCATTTCGCACCCGCCGAAGGCGAGACCCCGAAGTGGACCTCGGAGCAGGTCGGCACGGTGTTCAAAGACCTGCAGGCGAAGATCGTCCGCTGGAACATCCTCGACACCGGCAGCCGCATCGACGGCCGCGACCTGTCGACCGTTCGCCCGATCGTGTCGGAAGTCGGCATCCTGCCGCGCACCCACGGCTCGGCGCTGTTCACCCGCGGTGAGACGCAGGCGATCGTCGTCGCCACGCTCGGCACCGGCGAGGACGAGCAGTTCATCGACGCGCTGACCGGCACCTACAAGGAGACCTTCCTCCTTCACTACAACTTCCCGCCCTATTCGGTGGGCGAGACCGGCCGCATGGGGTCGCCCGGCCGTCGCGAGATCGGCCACGGCAAGCTCGCATGGCGCGCCGTGCACCCGGTTCTGCCGGAAAAGGAGCAGTTCCCCTACACGCTGCGCGTCGTCTCCGAGATCACCGAGTCGAACGGCTCGTCCTCGATGGCAACCGTCTGCGGCACCTCGCTGGCTCTGATGGATGCGGGCGTTCCGCTGACCAAGCCGGTTGCGGGCATCGCCATGGGCCTCATCAAGGAAGGCGAGCGCTTCGCGGTTCTCTCCGACATCTTGGGTGATGAAGATCACCTCGGCGACATGGACTTCAAGGTCGCGGGCACCACGGCCGGCATCACCTCGCTCCAGATGGACATCAAGATTTCCGGCATCACCGAGGAAATCATGAAGGTCGCGCTCGAGCAGGCCAAGGGCGGCCGCGAGCACATCCTGGTCGAGATGTCGAAGGCGATCACCGAGGGCCGTTCGGAGCTCGGCGAGTTCGCACCGCGCATCGAGGTCATGCAAATCCCGACCGACAAGATCCGCGACGTCATCGGATCGGGCGGCAAGGTCATCCGCGAAATCGTGGAAAAGACCGGCGCCAAGATCAACATCGAGGACGACGGCACGGTCAAGATCGCGTCTTCGAACGCCAAGGAAATCGAGGCGGCGAAGAAGTGGATTCACACGATCGTGGCCGAGCCGGAAGTCGGCGAGATTTACGAAGGCACGGTCGTCAAGACCGCCGATTTCGGCGCTTTCGTGAACTTTTTCGGCCCGAAGGACGGTCTGGTCCACATCTCGCAGCTCGCCGCCGACCGCGTCCAGAAGACCACCGACGTCGTCAAGGAAGGCCAGAAGGTCTGGGTCAAGCTGATGGGCTTCGACGAGCGCGGCAAGGTCCGCCTGTCGATGAAGGTCGTTGATCAGGAAACCGGCAAGGAACTCGCCCGCGACAAGAAGAGCGCGGACGCGGAAGAAGCCGACGCCTGA
- a CDS encoding class I SAM-dependent methyltransferase has product MTDGSLKTLFHPFDTGILDEPQTGERALVINAPADFRAPSGFDAVLSLVQDFRPAFRALEAARFAVTPVAQGDAYDLVLVFCGRHRGQNELWIADALERVRAGGRIVVAGGRTEGAASLRKRIAALVEIEDHASKNHGVVFWLVAPALPAQVIDTLRAANPASSIEGGFSAQPGAFSHDRIDPGSEFLIENLPQGLKGAAADFGAGWGYLSVMLARHAPTVASIDLYEASHIACEASKANLAALAPDTQATVHWCDLLAEKVERRYDLLVMNPPFHQGRAAEPTIGEGMIRAASAALKPGGRLFMVANRTLMYEPMLQAGFARHGEVSRNERFKVLWAVR; this is encoded by the coding sequence GTGACTGATGGTTCGTTGAAGACGCTGTTCCACCCGTTCGACACGGGGATTCTCGACGAGCCGCAGACCGGGGAGCGCGCGCTCGTCATCAATGCGCCCGCGGATTTTCGTGCGCCGTCCGGCTTCGATGCCGTGCTCTCGCTGGTTCAGGATTTCCGTCCCGCATTTCGTGCGCTGGAAGCGGCCCGCTTCGCTGTCACGCCGGTGGCGCAGGGCGATGCCTATGACCTCGTACTGGTCTTTTGCGGCCGGCACAGGGGCCAGAACGAACTCTGGATAGCCGACGCGCTGGAGCGCGTGCGCGCCGGTGGACGCATCGTCGTGGCCGGCGGCAGGACGGAAGGCGCGGCGAGCCTGCGCAAACGCATCGCGGCGCTGGTCGAGATCGAGGACCACGCGTCGAAGAACCATGGCGTGGTCTTCTGGCTCGTCGCGCCTGCTTTGCCCGCGCAGGTCATCGACACCCTGCGCGCCGCCAACCCAGCCTCGTCGATCGAGGGCGGCTTTTCTGCGCAGCCCGGCGCCTTCTCGCATGACCGGATCGATCCCGGCTCGGAATTCCTGATCGAGAACCTGCCGCAAGGCCTGAAAGGTGCCGCGGCCGATTTCGGCGCCGGCTGGGGCTATCTGTCGGTCATGCTGGCAAGGCATGCACCGACCGTCGCCTCCATCGACCTCTACGAGGCAAGCCATATCGCCTGCGAAGCGTCGAAGGCGAACCTCGCCGCTCTCGCGCCGGATACGCAGGCGACCGTCCACTGGTGCGATCTTCTGGCTGAGAAGGTCGAGCGCCGCTACGATCTTCTGGTGATGAACCCGCCCTTCCACCAGGGCAGGGCGGCCGAGCCGACGATCGGCGAGGGCATGATCCGCGCCGCGTCCGCCGCGCTCAAGCCGGGTGGGCGGCTGTTCATGGTCGCGAACCGGACGCTGATGTACGAGCCCATGTTGCAGGCAGGTTTCGCGCGCCATGGTGAGGTGTCACGCAACGAGCGTTTCAAGGTGTTGTGGGCGGTGCGATGA
- the irrA gene encoding iron response transcriptional regulator IrrA, whose amino-acid sequence MRVRAAGLRPTRQRVALADLLFAKGDRHLSAEELHEEALVAGVAVSLATVYNTLHQFTEAGLLRILAVEGSKTYFDTNTSDHHHFFIEGENRVMDIDTGMVTVHNLPEPPEGMEIANVDIVVRLRPKAR is encoded by the coding sequence ATGCGGGTCCGGGCGGCCGGCCTTCGTCCGACGCGTCAGCGCGTGGCTTTGGCGGATCTGCTGTTTGCCAAGGGTGACAGGCATCTGTCGGCCGAAGAGCTGCACGAAGAGGCGCTTGTGGCCGGCGTCGCCGTGTCGCTCGCGACCGTCTACAACACGCTCCACCAGTTCACCGAAGCCGGCCTGCTCCGCATCCTCGCGGTGGAAGGGTCGAAAACCTATTTCGACACCAACACGTCCGATCACCATCACTTCTTCATCGAAGGCGAAAATCGCGTGATGGACATCGATACCGGCATGGTGACGGTCCACAACCTGCCCGAGCCTCCGGAAGGCATGGAAATCGCGAACGTCGATATCGTCGTTCGTCTTCGCCCGAAAGCGCGGTAG
- the fabB gene encoding beta-ketoacyl-ACP synthase I produces MRRVVVTGLGIVSSIGNNADEVQASLRDAKSGITFSNDFAEHGFRCQVWGAPTLDPTELVDRRAMRFLHKGGAWNHVAMQQAIASAGLEDGDITNERTGIIMGSGGPSTKTIVEAAEITEKNNSPKRIGPFAVPKAMSSTASATLATSFKIHGVNYSISSACSTSAHCIGNAYELIQWGKQDIIFAGGHEDLDWTMSNLFDAMGAMSSKYNDTPSVASRAYDVNRDGFVIAGGAGVLVLEELEHAKARGATIYAEVTGYGATSDGYDMVAPSGEGAIRCMRQALSTVTGDVDYINTHGTSTPVGDSKEMGAIREVFGTKMPHIASTKSLTGHSLGAAGVQESIYSILMMQAGFIGESAHIEEFDPEFEGMPVVRKRIDNAKIDTVLSNSFGFGGTNATLVFQRYQN; encoded by the coding sequence ATGAGACGTGTCGTCGTCACGGGACTGGGCATCGTATCCTCGATCGGCAATAACGCCGACGAGGTGCAGGCATCGCTCCGCGATGCCAAGTCCGGCATCACATTCTCCAACGATTTCGCCGAGCACGGCTTCCGGTGCCAGGTCTGGGGCGCGCCGACGCTCGACCCGACCGAACTCGTGGATCGCCGCGCGATGCGCTTCCTGCACAAGGGCGGCGCGTGGAACCATGTGGCCATGCAGCAGGCGATCGCGTCCGCCGGCCTCGAGGACGGTGACATCACCAACGAGCGCACCGGCATCATCATGGGGTCGGGCGGCCCGTCGACCAAGACGATCGTCGAAGCCGCCGAAATCACCGAAAAGAACAACAGCCCCAAGCGCATCGGGCCGTTCGCGGTGCCGAAGGCGATGTCGTCGACCGCATCGGCAACGCTGGCGACTTCGTTCAAGATTCACGGCGTGAACTATTCGATCTCGTCGGCCTGCTCGACGTCGGCGCACTGCATCGGCAACGCCTACGAGCTTATCCAGTGGGGCAAGCAGGACATCATCTTCGCCGGCGGCCACGAAGACCTCGACTGGACGATGTCGAACCTGTTCGACGCGATGGGCGCGATGTCGTCCAAGTATAACGATACGCCATCCGTCGCCTCGCGCGCCTACGACGTCAACCGCGACGGCTTCGTGATCGCCGGCGGCGCCGGCGTTCTGGTTCTGGAAGAACTGGAGCATGCCAAGGCACGCGGCGCGACGATCTATGCCGAAGTGACCGGCTACGGCGCGACGTCGGACGGCTACGACATGGTGGCGCCGTCGGGCGAAGGCGCGATCCGCTGCATGCGCCAGGCACTCTCCACCGTCACCGGCGACGTCGACTACATCAACACGCACGGCACATCGACGCCTGTCGGCGATTCCAAGGAAATGGGCGCGATCCGCGAAGTGTTCGGGACCAAGATGCCGCATATCGCATCGACCAAGTCGCTGACCGGGCACTCGCTGGGTGCTGCCGGCGTCCAGGAATCGATCTATTCGATCCTGATGATGCAGGCCGGCTTTATCGGCGAAAGCGCGCATATCGAGGAGTTCGACCCCGAATTCGAAGGCATGCCGGTCGTGCGCAAGCGCATCGACAATGCCAAGATCGACACGGTCCTGTCGAACTCGTTCGGCTTTGGCGGCACCAACGCGACGCTGGTCTTCCAGCGCTATCAGAACTAG
- a CDS encoding alkene reductase — protein sequence MATIFDPVTVGDLSLQNRFAMAPLTRNRSPGAKPTELSVTYYTQRATAGMLITEATAISHQGQGYADVPGLYGAEQLAAWRTVTDAVHEAGGKIVTQLWHVGRISHDSLQPGGGKPVAPSALRAKSKTYLISADGTGSFAETSEPRALKREELPGIVADYHRASKAAVEEAGFDGVEIHAANGYLVDQFLRSGSNHRTDEYGGSIENRARFLFEVVEAVVSAAGAGRVGIRLSPVTPANDASDPDPQPLFDYVASKLAAYGLAYIHVIEGATGGDREFQQGGKPFDYAQFKAAYRDAGGKGAWIVNNGYDQKLAEEAIESGRADLVAFGKLFIANPDLVRRFEEGLPLNAPQKETFYGGGAKGLIDYPFAA from the coding sequence ATGGCCACGATTTTCGATCCCGTCACAGTTGGTGATTTGTCGCTTCAGAACCGCTTCGCGATGGCGCCGCTGACGCGCAACCGCTCGCCCGGCGCGAAGCCCACCGAGCTTTCGGTAACGTACTACACGCAGCGCGCGACCGCCGGCATGCTGATCACCGAAGCGACTGCGATCTCGCATCAGGGACAGGGTTATGCGGACGTGCCCGGCCTTTATGGCGCGGAGCAGCTCGCGGCGTGGCGCACGGTCACCGATGCGGTCCATGAGGCTGGCGGAAAAATCGTCACCCAGCTCTGGCATGTCGGCCGCATCTCGCACGATTCGCTGCAGCCCGGCGGCGGCAAGCCGGTCGCGCCGTCTGCCCTGCGCGCCAAGTCGAAGACCTACCTGATCTCCGCAGACGGGACGGGCTCGTTTGCCGAAACGTCCGAGCCGCGCGCGCTCAAGCGCGAGGAACTGCCGGGCATCGTCGCCGACTACCACCGCGCGTCGAAAGCCGCCGTGGAAGAAGCCGGCTTCGACGGCGTCGAGATTCACGCGGCCAACGGCTATCTGGTGGACCAGTTCCTGCGCTCGGGCAGCAACCACCGCACCGACGAGTATGGCGGGTCGATCGAGAACCGCGCGCGCTTCCTGTTCGAGGTTGTCGAAGCGGTCGTGTCGGCTGCCGGCGCCGGTCGCGTCGGCATCCGCCTGTCGCCGGTCACGCCTGCGAACGATGCTTCCGACCCCGATCCGCAACCGCTCTTCGACTATGTCGCGAGCAAGCTCGCGGCCTACGGATTGGCCTATATCCACGTCATCGAAGGGGCGACCGGAGGCGACCGCGAGTTCCAGCAGGGCGGCAAGCCGTTCGACTACGCGCAGTTCAAGGCCGCCTACCGCGACGCCGGCGGCAAGGGCGCATGGATCGTGAACAATGGCTACGACCAGAAGCTCGCCGAGGAAGCGATCGAGAGCGGACGCGCCGATCTCGTCGCCTTCGGCAAGCTCTTCATCGCCAATCCCGATCTCGTCCGCCGTTTCGAGGAAGGCCTGCCGCTGAACGCGCCGCAGAAGGAAACCTTCTATGGCGGCGGCGCGAAGGGGCTCATCGACTATCCCTTCGCGGCTTAA
- a CDS encoding bifunctional diguanylate cyclase/phosphodiesterase, protein MDNKTNPTRSTTFRLITIAASGLGSFMLGLWGLKLGYGSHVAGLPSEVVGGALAALCALAASLAAMSFFAGVDESVSYVYQETQVDKLTGLHARTAMIGKIAEAASATIRNGEPVFLIDIDIDRFKQVNDSIGYSQGDQLIRAFARRLREILPDTVEMGRIGAGEFAVLIHDTPDMGPVDTLVEYLMEKLMQPYQLPSHLQSINLSVGIVAMPKDGIDPVVLLRKSNLALQHARAGGIGNWSVFHAEMGKVAEYRQWIESELHLAFKRGDFDLHYQPQFDLPSGRIVGYEALVRWKHPERGMIPPTEFVPIAEETGMIGPIGEWVLHKACSDARLLPQDCFVAVNISPVQFMTKDFLAMVRNVIDVTGIDPKRLELEVTETAMMQDRGRAAHILDELARMGISVAVDDFGTGYSNLSYLIDFSFKKLKIDQSFVQRLETDANSGAVVSTIVGLSRALGVHTIAEGVETENQVTLLRAAGCEVVQGYLYGRPGPIGSKVPRSKPLQKIAMH, encoded by the coding sequence ATGGACAACAAGACCAATCCGACACGGAGCACCACCTTCCGGCTGATCACGATCGCCGCGTCGGGACTGGGCAGCTTCATGCTCGGACTGTGGGGACTGAAGCTCGGTTACGGCAGCCATGTCGCAGGCCTTCCGTCGGAAGTCGTCGGTGGTGCGCTGGCAGCACTCTGCGCACTTGCGGCGTCGCTCGCGGCGATGTCGTTCTTCGCCGGCGTCGACGAATCCGTCAGCTACGTCTATCAGGAAACGCAGGTCGACAAGCTCACCGGCCTGCATGCGCGGACCGCGATGATCGGCAAGATCGCCGAGGCCGCATCGGCAACGATCCGCAATGGCGAGCCGGTCTTCCTGATCGACATCGATATCGACCGCTTCAAGCAGGTCAACGATTCCATCGGCTACAGCCAGGGCGACCAGCTCATCCGCGCCTTCGCCAGGCGCCTTCGCGAAATTCTCCCGGACACGGTGGAAATGGGCCGTATCGGGGCCGGCGAGTTCGCCGTGCTCATCCACGACACGCCGGATATGGGCCCTGTCGACACGCTGGTGGAGTATCTGATGGAAAAGCTGATGCAGCCCTATCAGCTCCCGTCGCACCTGCAATCCATCAACCTCTCGGTCGGCATCGTCGCGATGCCGAAGGACGGGATCGACCCGGTGGTGCTGTTGCGCAAGTCCAACCTCGCGCTTCAGCATGCGCGCGCCGGCGGCATCGGCAACTGGTCGGTGTTCCATGCCGAGATGGGCAAGGTGGCCGAGTATCGCCAGTGGATCGAATCCGAGCTCCACCTCGCTTTCAAGCGCGGCGATTTCGACCTGCACTACCAGCCGCAATTCGACCTGCCGAGCGGCAGGATCGTCGGCTATGAGGCGCTGGTGCGCTGGAAGCACCCCGAGCGCGGCATGATCCCGCCGACGGAGTTCGTGCCGATCGCCGAGGAGACCGGCATGATCGGGCCGATCGGCGAGTGGGTGCTGCACAAGGCCTGCTCGGATGCGCGGCTCCTGCCGCAGGACTGCTTCGTCGCCGTGAACATTTCGCCCGTGCAGTTCATGACCAAGGATTTCCTGGCCATGGTGCGCAACGTGATCGACGTGACCGGCATCGACCCCAAGCGCCTCGAACTCGAAGTGACCGAGACCGCGATGATGCAGGATCGCGGCCGCGCCGCGCACATCCTGGACGAACTCGCGCGCATGGGCATCTCGGTGGCCGTCGACGATTTCGGGACGGGCTATTCCAACCTCAGCTACCTTATCGACTTCTCGTTCAAGAAGCTGAAGATCGACCAGTCCTTCGTGCAGCGGCTGGAGACGGACGCGAATTCAGGGGCTGTCGTCTCGACCATCGTCGGCCTGTCGCGGGCGCTGGGTGTACATACGATCGCCGAGGGTGTCGAGACCGAGAACCAGGTGACGCTGCTGCGCGCTGCCGGCTGCGAGGTCGTGCAGGGCTATCTGTATGGCCGGCCCGGTCCGATCGGATCGAAAGTACCGCGATCGAAGCCGCTGCAAAAGATCGCCATGCACTGA
- the fabI gene encoding enoyl-ACP reductase FabI — protein sequence MDGLMKGKRGLVMGVANDHSIAWGIAKQLADHGAELAFTYQGDAFGRRVKPLAEQVGAKLVLPCDVEDTATVIETFDALKSEWGGLDFIVHAIGFSDRNELKGLYADTTRENFVRTMVISCFSFTEVAKHAAPLMTNGGSMITLTYAGSVRVMPNYNVMGVAKAGLEASVRYLANDYGPRGIRVNGLSAGPVRTLAGAGISDARLMYSYQQRNSPLRRTVSSEEVGRSALYLLSDLSSGVTGEIHYVDSGYHIVSMPTLDELKRTDEG from the coding sequence ATGGACGGGCTGATGAAGGGCAAGCGCGGCCTCGTGATGGGCGTCGCGAACGATCATTCGATCGCCTGGGGCATCGCCAAGCAGCTTGCAGATCACGGCGCCGAACTGGCCTTCACCTATCAGGGCGACGCGTTCGGCCGCCGCGTAAAGCCGCTGGCCGAGCAGGTCGGCGCGAAGCTCGTGCTGCCCTGCGATGTGGAAGACACTGCCACGGTGATCGAAACCTTCGATGCGCTGAAATCCGAATGGGGCGGGCTCGACTTCATCGTTCACGCCATCGGTTTTTCGGATCGCAACGAGCTCAAGGGCCTCTATGCCGACACCACGCGCGAGAATTTCGTGCGCACGATGGTGATCTCGTGCTTCTCCTTCACCGAAGTGGCGAAGCACGCGGCCCCGCTGATGACGAATGGCGGCTCGATGATCACGCTGACCTATGCCGGGTCGGTCCGCGTCATGCCGAACTACAATGTGATGGGCGTGGCGAAGGCAGGGCTCGAGGCCAGCGTGCGCTACCTCGCGAACGATTACGGCCCGCGCGGCATTCGCGTGAATGGCCTTTCCGCCGGTCCCGTACGGACGCTGGCGGGCGCCGGCATCTCCGATGCGCGGCTGATGTATTCCTACCAGCAGCGCAATTCGCCGCTGCGCCGGACCGTATCGTCGGAAGAGGTCGGCCGCTCCGCGCTCTACCTCCTGTCGGACCTGTCATCCGGCGTGACCGGCGAAATCCACTATGTCGATTCGGGCTATCACATCGTGTCGATGCCCACGCTGGACGAGTTGAAGCGCACCGACGAGGGTTAA
- a CDS encoding SH3 domain-containing protein, with product MLCAPTGAAYAQSASMGPSGLPLPRFVSLKSGKVNLRIGPGLNYPVEWMYMKAGVPMEIIQEYDNWRRVRDAEGAEGWINQSLLSGRRTAVAAPWQQGKESELLLRAQPDTTSRIVARLEPGVIGSISVCNGQWCEMEFAGHRGWMSQTQIWGAYPGETYKD from the coding sequence ATGCTGTGCGCGCCGACAGGCGCAGCCTACGCGCAATCCGCGAGCATGGGACCAAGCGGATTGCCCTTGCCGCGCTTCGTCAGCCTCAAATCCGGCAAGGTCAATCTGCGGATCGGCCCCGGCCTCAACTATCCCGTCGAATGGATGTACATGAAGGCCGGCGTGCCGATGGAAATCATCCAGGAGTACGACAATTGGCGCCGTGTTCGCGACGCGGAAGGCGCGGAAGGCTGGATCAACCAGTCGCTGCTTTCAGGCCGCCGCACCGCTGTGGCAGCACCCTGGCAGCAAGGCAAGGAAAGCGAGCTCCTGCTGCGCGCGCAGCCCGACACGACGTCGCGCATCGTAGCCAGGCTCGAACCGGGCGTCATCGGATCGATCAGCGTCTGCAACGGTCAATGGTGCGAGATGGAATTTGCCGGCCATCGCGGGTGGATGAGCCAGACGCAGATCTGGGGCGCGTATCCGGGCGAAACCTACAAGGATTGA
- a CDS encoding metalloregulator ArsR/SmtB family transcription factor, protein MDKDITLKAMAHPVRRDMLSWLKEPEVHFGGQEHPLEMGVCAGQFARCGLSQSTISAHLAALSGADLVTARRVGQWVFYKRNEETIAAMRSFLNDL, encoded by the coding sequence ATGGACAAGGACATCACCCTGAAGGCCATGGCCCACCCGGTTCGCCGCGACATGCTGTCGTGGCTGAAAGAGCCGGAGGTCCATTTCGGCGGTCAGGAACATCCGCTGGAAATGGGCGTTTGCGCCGGGCAGTTCGCGCGCTGCGGGCTGTCGCAATCGACCATCTCAGCCCATCTCGCCGCCCTGTCAGGGGCCGATCTGGTCACGGCGCGCCGCGTCGGCCAGTGGGTCTTCTACAAGCGCAACGAGGAGACGATCGCCGCCATGCGATCGTTCCTGAACGACCTCTGA